One window from the genome of Halomicrobium zhouii encodes:
- a CDS encoding DUF7344 domain-containing protein, protein MAGSPVTDDRLSAVLGKSRRRLALYYLLSNEYTDIDSLSVQLAAWERDESVTSVDEAARRQVKISLHHNHLPRLEQHGVLEFDVRSGDVVRAPGFEDLRPAVERLRATDEKLDRLRNDRAVSGDVDGEQFAFTR, encoded by the coding sequence ATGGCGGGGTCACCAGTCACAGACGATCGACTCAGTGCAGTGCTCGGAAAGTCGCGGCGACGGCTCGCGTTGTACTATCTCCTCTCGAACGAGTACACCGATATCGACTCTCTCTCCGTGCAGCTCGCGGCCTGGGAGCGGGACGAATCCGTCACCTCGGTCGACGAGGCGGCCCGGCGGCAGGTCAAGATATCGCTCCACCACAACCACCTCCCCAGACTCGAACAACACGGCGTCCTCGAGTTCGACGTCCGGAGCGGCGACGTCGTCCGCGCTCCCGGCTTCGAGGACCTCCGGCCGGCCGTCGAACGACTGCGGGCGACCGACGAGAAACTGGACCGGCTGCGGAACGACCGGGCCGTCTCCGGCGACGTCGACGGCGAACAGTTCGCGTTCACCCGATAG
- a CDS encoding DUF1684 domain-containing protein produces MSDADDWADRLEANRTEKDQFLAEHRQSPIPPGEREDFDGLDYFPPDPAYRVTATAAVHDDPDAVDLETTDERTVRYLRVVTFSFDVDGNSVELHGYRREGEESAALFVPFRDKTTGQQTYHAGRYMELETEGSLADGDEVTLDFNLAYTPFCAFSESFSCPLPPEENWLETTIPAGERTP; encoded by the coding sequence ATGAGCGACGCCGACGACTGGGCCGACCGCCTCGAAGCCAATCGGACGGAGAAGGACCAGTTCCTGGCCGAGCATCGCCAGTCACCGATCCCGCCGGGGGAGCGCGAGGACTTCGACGGCCTCGACTACTTCCCGCCGGACCCGGCTTACCGCGTCACGGCGACGGCCGCGGTCCACGACGACCCCGACGCCGTCGACCTGGAGACGACGGACGAACGGACCGTCCGCTATCTCCGCGTCGTCACGTTCTCGTTCGACGTCGACGGGAACTCCGTCGAACTCCACGGCTATCGGCGCGAGGGCGAGGAGTCGGCTGCCCTGTTCGTTCCCTTCCGCGACAAGACGACCGGACAGCAGACCTACCACGCCGGCCGGTACATGGAACTCGAAACCGAGGGTAGCCTGGCAGACGGTGACGAGGTGACGCTGGACTTCAACCTCGCCTACACGCCGTTCTGTGCGTTCAGCGAGAGCTTCTCCTGTCCGCTGCCGCCCGAGGAGAACTGGCTGGAGACGACGATTCCCGCCGGCGAGCGGACGCCGTAG
- a CDS encoding zinc-dependent alcohol dehydrogenase family protein produces MDLYEVQEATSDYSGVVRTDRDRPVPADDEALVRIRACSLNYRDLAIASSALFYPQTDLPVVPLSDGAGEVVAVGDGVHRLSEGDRVATPFAPDWIEGEATPAKVGRSTGGNVDGALAEYATFPAESLAVLPEYLSFEQGATLSCAGLTAWRALVEDGDLGAGESVLALGTGGVSTFALQFAELHGASTVVTSSSDAKLERARDLGADETINYEATPEWGQAVQERVGGVDHVVEVGGVGTLDQSLDAAAFGGHVHLIGVLAGPGGQVDPSPALGKALTIEGVMGVGSRAMFDRMLRAMAASEVEPVVDRTFGFDEVQEAYRYVEGGEHQGKVVVTVDP; encoded by the coding sequence ATGGATCTGTACGAAGTGCAGGAGGCGACCAGCGACTACAGCGGTGTCGTGCGAACCGACCGTGACCGACCAGTGCCGGCCGACGACGAGGCGCTCGTCCGCATCCGGGCCTGTTCGCTCAACTACCGCGACCTGGCCATCGCCAGTTCAGCGCTGTTCTACCCGCAGACGGACCTCCCGGTGGTCCCCCTCTCCGACGGCGCCGGCGAGGTCGTCGCGGTCGGGGACGGGGTTCACCGGCTCTCCGAGGGTGATCGGGTCGCGACCCCGTTCGCTCCCGACTGGATCGAGGGTGAGGCCACCCCGGCGAAGGTCGGCCGCTCGACGGGCGGCAACGTCGACGGCGCGCTCGCGGAGTACGCCACCTTCCCCGCCGAGAGCCTCGCGGTCCTCCCCGAGTACCTCTCCTTCGAACAGGGCGCCACGCTGTCGTGTGCCGGTCTCACGGCGTGGCGCGCACTCGTGGAAGACGGCGACCTGGGTGCCGGCGAGAGCGTCCTCGCGCTGGGGACCGGCGGCGTCTCGACGTTCGCACTCCAGTTCGCCGAGTTGCACGGCGCCAGCACGGTCGTCACCTCCTCCAGCGACGCGAAACTGGAGCGGGCCCGCGACCTGGGCGCCGACGAGACGATCAACTACGAGGCGACCCCGGAGTGGGGCCAGGCCGTCCAGGAGCGCGTCGGCGGCGTCGACCACGTCGTCGAGGTCGGTGGCGTGGGAACGCTCGACCAGTCACTCGACGCCGCAGCGTTCGGCGGCCACGTCCACCTCATCGGCGTCCTCGCCGGCCCGGGTGGCCAGGTCGACCCCTCTCCGGCGCTCGGCAAAGCACTCACCATCGAAGGCGTGATGGGCGTCGGTTCTCGTGCGATGTTCGACCGGATGCTCCGGGCCATGGCCGCCAGCGAGGTGGAACCCGTGGTCGACCGCACCTTCGGCTTCGACGAGGTGCAGGAGGCCTACCGGTACGTCGAGGGCGGCGAACACCAGGGGAAGGTCGTCGTCACGGTGGACCCCTGA